The window GTTCCTTGATTTCGCCTCCGATAACGTCTCTTATCTGCTCCACCGATTCCGCGGTGTCCTGAGCATCCACTTTGATTTTGATCATTAAAATCTCCTACTAATTTGTTTATTCTTGATCTAAGACTATAAATATAGGGTTTGTTGTCCGTTGGTCAGCCATGGGCGCTTGGCTTTATCATAGTTTTAATAAAAAAATGAAAAGCAATACAAATAATTTGATTTGAGTTAATCATTACTTCTTTTATGGTCTTTCTTGTGGTCACACCTCAGGATATTATGATTTACAAACTTTCAAATGACGCAGGAAAAGAGGAGATAGAACAGGAGTTTGGAATTCCTTTCCGATATCCAAACCTATACACCCCAAACCCCATTATTAACGGATTTCACGAAATCAACCTCAGTGTGGTGACCATGGAGGAGCCCAACCGCATCTCATTGGCCATTTGGGGGCTGATGCCTCAGGATTTCAAAGAAGACTGGCATATATTTCAGGACAATGCCAATACCCTCAACGTAAAGGTGAGCGAACTGGAAGACATCGACTGGATGCAGGAATCCTTTGAACAGCGCCGCTGCTTGATCATTGTGACCGGTTTTTATACCCACCTTTTGGAAAATGGAAATACCTGTAGTTTTTACATCCATCAAGCCAACAACAGGCCTTTCTACCTTGCAGGCACCTATAATAGGTTGGACGATGGCTTTTTGTGCACCGCTCTTATGGTGGACAAAACGGATACCTTCCTCACCAAATACCACAACATTAGCAATCTTTGCCCCGTCATCATCCCCAAAGCCATGGCGATGGACTGGCTAAACCAAAAGGCTACCCCATCGGAGCTGGAAGAAATCATCCAAAAGCCGAAAGATGTGAAACTGAAAGCCAAAAGGCTATCCAATGAGTTTTTTTTGAACCATATCACTTCCGACACCCAACACCTACCCCTTATCACAAATTCGCAGGACTAACACGGTCCTCTTAAGGGATTACTACCTCTTTTTTAAGGGGCGATGCGATTCCTATTTTGCTTTTGAGTTAACATAAACACCGAAAACGACAAGCTACGGACAAAAGGCAAGCGATATTTGTAATGTACTGATTAAGAGTTGATCAGGCTATAATTTAAACACTACTATTATTATGTTACGTTGGACAGTCACCTTTGTTATTTTGGCCATCATTGCGGGTATTTTCGGATTTGGCGGAATCGCCGCCGGAGCTGCAAGCATCGCCAAAATATTATTTTTCATTTTTATTGTCCTGTTTATCATTTCACTGATAACCGGAAGAAAAAGACTATAGAACACCCACAATAATCATTAACCTTAAAACAGAGAACCCATGAAAAAGACGATAAGTGTATTTGCCCTGATGCTAGCTACCGTGCTTACTTTGAGCATGACCAGCTGCAGGGAAACAAAAGAAGATAAGGCCGAAGAGGCCGTAGAAGATGTGAAGGAAGGCGTTGAGGATGCCGCCGAAGAGGTGGAAGACGCAGCGGAAGATGTTGGAGACGACATTGAAGATGCTGCCGAAGAAGTGGAAGACTCCATTGAGGACGCCACTGACGATTCCCAATAGACTTCACAAATTAAAAAGTATAAACTCTGGCAAAGATTTGTCAGAGTTTTTTGTTGGCACCTATTTTATTATAGGGATGGCATGGCTTTACCATAAAACGTTGCTACCTTAGAACATCTAAACACTACCATTTTTTTGAAGACTGTCCTCACCATCCTCTATATCGTAACTTCCGTTTGGGCCATTGGCGCCATCATTTACCACGGTAGAAGACCTTCGCGTTCCATTAGTTGGTCATTGGCCATTATTACCTTACCCTTTCTTGGGGCACTCCTCTATTACCTTTTTGGTGTGAACCGCCGAAAGTTCCGCTTTTTTAATCCCAAGGAATTTGAAAAACGCAAAAAATACGGATTACCGGAATCTCCCTTAAAAGAGGACCATCGCACCCATTTCGAGAACGACATCAGAAAACAGCGCCTCAGTC is drawn from Flagellimonas sp. MMG031 and contains these coding sequences:
- a CDS encoding SOS response-associated peptidase family protein encodes the protein MIYKLSNDAGKEEIEQEFGIPFRYPNLYTPNPIINGFHEINLSVVTMEEPNRISLAIWGLMPQDFKEDWHIFQDNANTLNVKVSELEDIDWMQESFEQRRCLIIVTGFYTHLLENGNTCSFYIHQANNRPFYLAGTYNRLDDGFLCTALMVDKTDTFLTKYHNISNLCPVIIPKAMAMDWLNQKATPSELEEIIQKPKDVKLKAKRLSNEFFLNHITSDTQHLPLITNSQD
- a CDS encoding DUF1328 family protein, with protein sequence MLRWTVTFVILAIIAGIFGFGGIAAGAASIAKILFFIFIVLFIISLITGRKRL